A window of the Bacteroides thetaiotaomicron VPI-5482 genome harbors these coding sequences:
- a CDS encoding response regulator transcription factor, which produces MDVLQKEIDEVYATHPTAHEALDNGIVEQHQQFVRSLTEVNGGCAVISDLSNRKSYVTVHPWANFLGLTPEEAALSVIDSMDEDCIYRRIHPEDLVEKRLMEYKFFQKTFSMSPGERLKYRGRCRLRMMNEKGVYQYIDNLVQIMQNTPAGNVWLIFCLYSLSADQRPEQGIYATITQMERGEVETLSLSEEHRNILSEREKEILRCIRKGLSSKEIAATLYISVNTVNRHRQNILEKLSVGNSIEACRAAELMKLL; this is translated from the coding sequence ATGGACGTACTACAAAAGGAAATAGATGAAGTCTATGCTACGCATCCGACAGCGCACGAAGCACTGGATAATGGAATAGTGGAACAACACCAGCAGTTTGTCCGCTCATTGACGGAAGTTAATGGAGGGTGTGCTGTCATTTCCGATCTTTCGAACCGGAAAAGTTACGTTACTGTCCATCCGTGGGCGAATTTCCTGGGACTTACTCCCGAAGAGGCGGCTTTAAGCGTAATTGATTCGATGGACGAAGATTGTATCTACCGGCGCATTCATCCGGAAGATTTGGTAGAAAAGCGTTTGATGGAATACAAGTTTTTCCAGAAGACTTTTTCCATGTCTCCCGGCGAACGGCTGAAATATCGGGGCAGATGCAGACTGCGTATGATGAATGAAAAAGGCGTTTATCAATACATTGACAACCTTGTGCAAATCATGCAGAACACCCCTGCCGGCAATGTTTGGCTGATCTTCTGCCTTTATTCCTTATCTGCCGACCAACGGCCGGAACAAGGCATTTATGCTACGATAACCCAGATGGAACGTGGGGAAGTAGAAACATTATCCCTTTCGGAAGAGCACCGCAATATCCTTTCAGAACGCGAAAAGGAAATACTGCGCTGCATACGGAAAGGGCTGTCGAGTAAAGAAATAGCAGCGACTCTTTATATCAGTGTGAATACGGTCAACCGCCACCGACAGAATATTTTGGAAAAACTTTCTGTCGGCAACTCGATAGAAGCC
- a CDS encoding DUF1349 domain-containing protein: MKHLKIKIMSIALLAAATSSMAQSLDKMNWLNEPQQWEIKEGKALVMDVPAKTDFWRISHYGFTVDDGPFYYATYGGEFEVKVKITGNYVTTFDQMGLMLRIDHENWIKAGVEYVDGKQNVSAVVTHRTSDWSVVQLPDAPRSLWIKAVRRLDAVEIFFSRDDKEYTMIRTCWLQDNCPVMVGLMGACPDGKGFTATFEEFKVTPLADQRRLEWAKKQADK, encoded by the coding sequence ATGAAACATTTAAAAATCAAAATCATGTCAATCGCGTTATTGGCGGCAGCAACTTCTTCTATGGCACAAAGTTTGGACAAAATGAACTGGCTGAATGAGCCTCAGCAATGGGAAATAAAAGAAGGCAAGGCTTTAGTGATGGACGTTCCGGCGAAAACCGATTTCTGGCGGATTTCCCACTACGGATTTACGGTAGACGACGGACCTTTCTACTATGCTACTTATGGCGGAGAGTTCGAAGTGAAAGTAAAGATTACCGGAAACTATGTGACTACTTTCGACCAAATGGGATTGATGTTGCGCATCGATCATGAGAACTGGATAAAGGCAGGGGTAGAGTACGTAGACGGCAAACAGAATGTAAGTGCCGTAGTCACCCACCGCACCAGCGACTGGAGTGTAGTGCAACTGCCGGATGCTCCTCGTTCTTTATGGATTAAAGCGGTCCGCCGACTGGATGCAGTGGAGATTTTCTTCTCCCGCGATGATAAGGAATATACGATGATACGTACTTGCTGGTTGCAGGATAATTGTCCGGTTATGGTCGGATTAATGGGAGCCTGCCCGGACGGAAAGGGATTCACGGCCACATTCGAAGAATTTAAGGTAACTCCTTTGGCAGATCAGCGGAGACTGGAATGGGCTAAAAAACAAGCCGACAAATAA
- a CDS encoding winged helix DNA-binding domain-containing protein: MNIPNIRLLNQQLLNPLFREPKELVSWMGAMQAQNYSMVKWAVGMRLKSATIQTVEKALREGEILRTHVMRPTWHLVAAEDIRWMLKLSAQRIISANDSFAKGYDLDIPNELYTKAHDLLEKILCGKKSLTKQEIAEHFNRSGIVADNRRMTRFMARAEQEGIICSGEDRGSKCTYALLEERVPPMPELTKDESLARLARSYFRSHSPAVLQDFIWWSGLSVSDAKQAVYLIASELITEQWKEQTWYIHDICRTRGKLSGHIHLLPSYDEYLLGYKDRTDVLPLEHYSKAFTNNGLFFPIVLHNGQVIGNWDKSVKKKSVDLKYSWFRQVADMNEETLERERQKFTRFLEK; encoded by the coding sequence ATGAATATACCGAATATCCGTTTACTGAATCAGCAGTTATTAAATCCACTTTTCCGTGAACCTAAAGAGTTGGTGTCTTGGATGGGAGCCATGCAGGCACAGAACTATTCCATGGTGAAGTGGGCAGTAGGGATGCGTCTGAAATCGGCTACAATTCAAACAGTAGAGAAGGCGTTGCGTGAGGGAGAAATTCTGAGGACTCATGTGATGCGTCCTACGTGGCATCTGGTGGCGGCAGAGGATATCCGCTGGATGCTGAAACTTTCCGCGCAACGTATTATTTCGGCAAATGATTCTTTTGCGAAAGGATATGATCTGGACATCCCGAATGAACTCTATACGAAAGCGCATGACCTGTTGGAGAAGATTCTTTGTGGAAAGAAAAGTCTGACAAAACAAGAGATTGCCGAACACTTTAACCGTTCGGGGATTGTGGCGGACAATCGCCGTATGACTCGCTTTATGGCACGTGCGGAGCAGGAAGGCATCATTTGTAGTGGCGAGGACAGAGGAAGCAAATGCACGTACGCACTTTTGGAAGAACGGGTTCCGCCGATGCCCGAACTGACGAAAGACGAGTCTTTGGCGCGCTTGGCACGGAGTTATTTCCGTAGCCATTCTCCGGCAGTTTTGCAGGATTTCATTTGGTGGTCAGGGCTGTCGGTTTCGGATGCAAAACAGGCTGTTTATCTGATTGCTTCGGAACTGATAACCGAACAATGGAAGGAACAGACATGGTATATTCATGACATCTGCCGGACTCGTGGCAAACTGTCGGGGCATATACATCTTTTGCCTTCTTATGATGAATATCTGCTGGGATATAAAGACCGGACGGATGTTCTGCCCCTTGAACATTATTCCAAAGCGTTTACTAATAACGGATTGTTCTTTCCGATTGTCCTTCATAACGGGCAGGTCATAGGAAACTGGGATAAATCGGTGAAGAAGAAAAGTGTGGACCTGAAGTATTCATGGTTCAGGCAGGTGGCCGATATGAATGAAGAAACGTTGGAACGGGAGCGGCAGAAATTTACCCGTTTTTTGGAAAAATAG
- a CDS encoding RNA polymerase sigma factor, producing the protein MEEEFIELINQYQGILQKICNIYFYQHPFREDYYQEILIRLWKAYPKFKQESTVSTWLYRVTLNTAIDLVRKESVQPVYKELSTQEYAIHDSHPEENTATDKKEQLYQAINRLSEIEKAIIILYLESYEYKEIAAVIGISESNVGVKINRIKKQLIKQLNNGRQ; encoded by the coding sequence GTGGAAGAAGAATTTATCGAACTAATCAATCAGTATCAAGGGATATTGCAGAAAATATGCAATATCTATTTCTACCAGCATCCGTTCCGTGAGGATTATTATCAAGAGATATTAATCCGGCTGTGGAAAGCATACCCCAAATTCAAGCAGGAGAGCACCGTTTCGACATGGCTCTACAGAGTCACGCTGAACACTGCCATCGATCTTGTGCGGAAAGAATCTGTGCAGCCCGTTTACAAAGAGTTATCGACACAGGAATATGCCATACATGACAGCCATCCAGAAGAGAACACCGCAACGGATAAAAAAGAGCAGCTATATCAAGCCATCAACCGGTTGTCCGAAATAGAAAAAGCGATTATCATTCTTTATCTTGAAAGCTATGAATACAAAGAGATTGCCGCCGTTATCGGCATTTCCGAGAGTAATGTCGGAGTAAAAATTAATAGAATCAAGAAACAACTCATTAAACAATTAAACAATGGAAGACAATAA